The segment CTCGGGCCTGGTGCCCGCGCTGCCGGCAGTTGGCGCCAGCTGGATGGGGCTGGTGCTGCTGACCAGCCTGGCCTTCCTGGCCTCCAACCTGGGCCTGCAGTACGGCGCGGCGCGCCTGCCGGCGGCCACCACGGCCCTGGTCATGTTGACCGAGGTGGTGTTTGCCAGTGTGTCCTCGGTGCTGCTCGGTGCAGCGGAATTGGAGCCACGCACGCTGCTGGGCGGGGCCCTGATCCTGCTGGCGGCCTTGTGGGCGGCCTGGCCGGCAAAGCCGCGGTGCTAGCACGCAAGCTCCGCACGCGCACCCTCTCTCCAGCATGCCCTCCGTCTACGATTTCGAAGCCGAACAGATCGCCGGCCAGCCCGTCGCCCTGAGCCAGTTCAGGGGGAAAGTCATGCTGATCGTCAACACCGCCAGTGCCTGCGGCTTCACGCCGCAGTTTGCCGGGCTGGAGGAACTGCACCAGGCCTACGGCCCGCAGGGACTGGTCGTGCTGGGTTTCCCCTGCAACCAGTTCGGCGCCCAGGACCGCGGCAGCAACACCGCGATCGCCAGCTTCTGCCAGCTCAACTACGGCGTGAGCTTCCCCATGATGGCCAAGGTCCAGGTCAACGGGCCGCAAGCCCACCCGCTTTACCAGTGGCTGGTGCGGGAGGCCCGGGGAGTGCTGGGAACGAAGTCCATCAAATGGAACTTCACCAAGTTCCTGATCGGCAAGGACGGCACGGTGCGCAAGCGGTATGCGCCTTACACCGATCCGCGGCGGCTGCAGCACGACATCGAGGCCGCGCTGGCCGCCTGATCTCCTGGCCGGCTTCAGGCCTGCGCCAGCGCCTCGTCCAGCAGCTCCACCCAGTGCTTCACCGGCGTGCCGGTGCCGCTCTGCAAGTGCGTGATACAGCCGATGTTGGCGGAGGCTATCTGCTCAGGCTGCATCTCACCCAGGTTCCTGAGCTTGCGGTCGCGCAATTCGTAGGCCAGCTTGGGGTTGAGCACCGAGTAGGTGCCGGCCGAGCCGCAGCACAGGTGGGGCTCGACGCGGCAGGTGTTGACCTTGAAGCCCAGCGCGCCCATGTGCTCTTCCACACCACCGCGCAGCTTCTGTCCGTGCTGCAGGGTGCAAGGTGGATGGAACGCGATCTGGCCGGCCTTGGCGCCGACCTTGCCGCGCAAGGGGTCCACCAGTGCGGGCAGCAGCTCGCTCAGGTCTTTGGTCAGCTCGCTGATGCGTTGGGCCTTGGTCGCGTACTGCGGGTCGTCGCGCAGGATATGGCCGTATTCCTTGACGGTCACGCCGCAGCCCGAGGCGTTCATGACGATGGCTTCCACGCCGCTCTCGATGTGCGGCCACCAGGCGTCGATGTTGGCACGCATCTCGGTCTTGCCGCCGTCCTGGTCGTTCAGGTGGAACTTCACGGCGCCACAGCAGCCTGCTTTCGCGGCCACCACGGTCTGGATACCGGCGGCGTCCAGCACGCGGGCCGTGGCGCTGTTGATGTTCGGCATCATGGCCGGCTGCACGCAGCCGGCCAGCATCAGCACCTTGCGCGCATGGCTGCGCGTGGGCCACTGACCTGCATCTTGCGCGGCCGGCACCTTGGCCTTGAGGCTGGCGGGCATCAGGCCGCGTACCAGCTGGCCCATCTTCATGGCCGGAGCGAACAGCGGCGAGGTCAGGCCCTCTTTCAGCGCCCAGCGCACAAAACGCTCATTGGCGGGGCGCGGCACTTTCTCGTCGACGATCTTGCGACCGATGTCGACCAGATGCCCGTAGTCCACGCCCGAAGGACAGGTGCTTTCGCAATTGCGGCAGGTGAGGCAGCGGTCCAGGTGAGCCTGGGTCTTGCGCGTGGGCGCTTCGCCCTCGAGCACCTGCTTGATCAGGTAGATGCGGCCGCGCGGACCGTCGAGTTCGTCGCCGAGCAGCTGGTAGGTGGGGCAGGTGGCGGTGCAGAAGCCGCAGTGCACGCACTTGCGCAGGATGGCTTCGGCCGCCTGGCCGTCGGCCGTGTGCTTGAACTCGGGGGCGAGGTTGGTTTGCATGACGGCTTAGAAATCGGGGTAGAGGCGGCCGCGGTTGAAGATGCCGGCCGGGTCGAACTGCTTCTTGAGTTCGCGGGTGATGCGGTCCAGCGGCGCGGCCAGCGGTGTGAAGACACCGGCACTCTTGTCGGTGGCGCGGAACAGCGTGGCATGGCCGGCGGTGCTGTCCAGCACCTCGCTCATGTCGGGGCGCCGTGGCAGCGGCAATTTGAGCCAGCGCTGGGCGCCGCCCCATTCGATCAGCGTGGGGCCCAGGCCCAGTGGCGGCGCGGTGTCGGGCACGCTCAGGCGCATCAAGGATTCGCCCTCGGCCAGCTGGAAAAACGGTGCGGTCTGCTCGCGCAGTGCATTCCACAAGAGCGTGGCCTGGCCGGCGTCCATGACGGTGCCGCCCATGCTCTTCTGGGCAGCCGCCACGGCGGCTTGCGCGCCGCGCAGGCGCACCATCAGGGCGCCTTCAAACCAGCAGGAGGCGTTGACGGGCAGGGGCAGCGCGCCCCAGCTGTTGAGTTGCGCCAGCGCGCGGGTTTCGTCCAGCTCGAAGACCAGGGTGCTTTCGGCCACGGCGCGCGGCAGCACCTTGAGCGAGACCTCGGTGATCAGGCCCAGGGTGCCCATGGCGCCGGCCATCAGGCGCGAGACGTCGTAACCCGCCACGTTTTTCATGACCTGTCCGCCGAAGGTCAGCAACTCCGCCTTGCCGTTGAGCAACTCCAGGCCCAGCACGTAGTCGCGCACGGCACCCACGCTGGCACGGGCCGGGCCGTTGAGACCCGATGCGACCATGCCGCCGACGGTGGCCATGGCGCCGCTGGCGGCGAAGTGTGGGGGTTCGAAGGGCAGAATCTGGCCGCGCTCGGCCAGCACTTCCTCCACCTCGGCCAGCGGGGTGCCTGCGCGCACGG is part of the Rhodoferax sp. BAB1 genome and harbors:
- a CDS encoding glutathione peroxidase, producing MPSVYDFEAEQIAGQPVALSQFRGKVMLIVNTASACGFTPQFAGLEELHQAYGPQGLVVLGFPCNQFGAQDRGSNTAIASFCQLNYGVSFPMMAKVQVNGPQAHPLYQWLVREARGVLGTKSIKWNFTKFLIGKDGTVRKRYAPYTDPRRLQHDIEAALAA
- the glcF gene encoding glycolate oxidase subunit GlcF, with product MQTNLAPEFKHTADGQAAEAILRKCVHCGFCTATCPTYQLLGDELDGPRGRIYLIKQVLEGEAPTRKTQAHLDRCLTCRNCESTCPSGVDYGHLVDIGRKIVDEKVPRPANERFVRWALKEGLTSPLFAPAMKMGQLVRGLMPASLKAKVPAAQDAGQWPTRSHARKVLMLAGCVQPAMMPNINSATARVLDAAGIQTVVAAKAGCCGAVKFHLNDQDGGKTEMRANIDAWWPHIESGVEAIVMNASGCGVTVKEYGHILRDDPQYATKAQRISELTKDLSELLPALVDPLRGKVGAKAGQIAFHPPCTLQHGQKLRGGVEEHMGALGFKVNTCRVEPHLCCGSAGTYSVLNPKLAYELRDRKLRNLGEMQPEQIASANIGCITHLQSGTGTPVKHWVELLDEALAQA
- the glcE gene encoding glycolate oxidase subunit GlcE, coding for MDTALQHITEIVRQAAANRTPLRIRGGGSKDFYGQTLQGDVLDTRPLQGIVSYEPSELVITVRAGTPLAEVEEVLAERGQILPFEPPHFAASGAMATVGGMVASGLNGPARASVGAVRDYVLGLELLNGKAELLTFGGQVMKNVAGYDVSRLMAGAMGTLGLITEVSLKVLPRAVAESTLVFELDETRALAQLNSWGALPLPVNASCWFEGALMVRLRGAQAAVAAAQKSMGGTVMDAGQATLLWNALREQTAPFFQLAEGESLMRLSVPDTAPPLGLGPTLIEWGGAQRWLKLPLPRRPDMSEVLDSTAGHATLFRATDKSAGVFTPLAAPLDRITRELKKQFDPAGIFNRGRLYPDF